A stretch of Lysinibacillus agricola DNA encodes these proteins:
- the secDF gene encoding protein translocase subunit SecDF, with translation MKLKSRIVAFVLLLVIFTATISTTAGGVLKDIKLGLDLQGGFEVLYEVKELKEGQKITPDVVTATATALGERVNAIGVSEPSIQVEDKNRIRVQLAGVEDQESARKLLSTSANLTFRDVDDNLLLDGDDLKPGGANDSFDQQNRPIVSLTLKDAKKFADITSKIAAKPAGQNLLVVWLDFEEGVDSYKAESQKAKPRYASAATVSQTLNTTDVMISGNFSVEETKNLSDILNAGALPVKLNEIYSTSVGAQFGDQALKSTIFAGVVGVVIIFLFMLFYYRLPGLISIITLAVFTFLVLVVFDWINAVLTLPGIAAIVLGIGMAVDANILAAERIREELRVGHSVKQAFQIGSKQSLSAIVDAQLTTLLAAAVLFQWGTSSVKGFATTLIISILLSFLTAVWGSRVLLGLLVNSGYFNNPAWFGIAKSTQHSLDENIGTLDLSTKFDRFDFVHNRKKFYTFSLAILVAGLVVLGIFRLNLGIDFSSGTRVQIEADQTLIKEEVSKYVDSIGFPSEDIVLTGEKSSSAVIRYKHDLSQAEILKFKKEAGEKYGHEPGISTVSPTIGKELVKNAIKALSLAAIGIIIYVAIRFEWRMGVGAIVSLLHDVFLIVAVFSFMRLEVDITFIAAVLTIVGYSINDTIVTFDRMRENLGRYDTIKDREVLADIVNKSLRQTMGRSVNTVLTVIIVVVALLIFGAPSIQNFSIALLIGLITGMYSSICIAAQIWYSLKIREMKKSDGQIHKKEKKQWGTDEPVV, from the coding sequence ATGAAACTAAAAAGTCGTATAGTTGCATTCGTACTACTTTTGGTGATTTTTACAGCAACCATTAGTACGACTGCAGGCGGCGTCTTAAAGGACATTAAGCTTGGTCTTGACTTACAGGGCGGGTTTGAGGTTCTTTATGAGGTTAAAGAATTAAAAGAGGGACAAAAAATTACACCGGATGTTGTGACGGCAACAGCAACTGCTCTTGGTGAACGTGTCAATGCTATCGGGGTAAGTGAACCAAGCATACAGGTTGAAGACAAAAACCGTATTCGTGTGCAATTAGCTGGTGTCGAAGACCAAGAATCAGCACGTAAATTATTGTCTACATCTGCAAATTTAACATTCCGTGATGTTGACGATAATTTGCTTTTAGATGGTGATGACTTAAAGCCAGGTGGCGCTAATGATTCCTTTGACCAGCAAAATCGTCCAATTGTTTCGCTAACATTAAAGGATGCGAAAAAATTTGCCGATATTACAAGTAAAATTGCCGCTAAACCTGCAGGTCAAAATTTACTTGTTGTTTGGTTAGACTTTGAAGAGGGTGTTGATTCATATAAAGCTGAATCACAAAAAGCGAAGCCTCGTTATGCATCTGCTGCAACAGTTAGCCAAACATTAAATACAACAGATGTAATGATTAGCGGTAACTTTTCTGTTGAAGAAACAAAAAATTTATCAGATATTTTAAATGCTGGGGCACTTCCTGTAAAACTTAACGAAATTTATTCTACTTCAGTTGGTGCACAATTCGGTGACCAAGCACTGAAAAGTACAATTTTCGCTGGTGTGGTGGGCGTAGTTATTATTTTCTTATTTATGCTATTCTACTACCGTTTGCCTGGCCTTATTTCCATCATTACACTTGCCGTTTTCACTTTCCTAGTACTAGTTGTGTTCGACTGGATTAATGCAGTGTTAACACTTCCGGGTATTGCAGCTATCGTGCTCGGTATAGGGATGGCCGTTGATGCGAATATTTTAGCAGCAGAGCGTATTCGTGAAGAGCTACGAGTAGGTCATTCGGTTAAACAAGCATTCCAAATTGGCTCGAAGCAGTCTTTATCAGCAATTGTCGATGCACAGCTAACTACATTATTAGCAGCTGCTGTATTATTCCAATGGGGGACAAGCTCTGTTAAAGGGTTTGCAACAACTTTAATTATTAGTATTTTACTAAGCTTCCTAACAGCTGTTTGGGGTTCTCGTGTACTATTAGGTTTACTTGTCAACAGTGGGTATTTCAACAATCCAGCATGGTTTGGTATCGCGAAATCTACACAACATAGCTTGGATGAAAATATCGGTACATTAGATTTATCAACAAAATTTGATCGCTTTGACTTTGTACACAACCGTAAGAAATTCTATACATTCTCATTAGCTATTTTAGTGGCTGGTTTAGTAGTTCTTGGTATTTTCCGCTTAAACCTTGGTATTGATTTCTCAAGTGGTACTCGCGTGCAAATTGAAGCAGATCAAACGTTGATTAAAGAGGAAGTATCTAAATATGTAGATAGTATCGGTTTCCCATCTGAAGATATCGTTTTGACAGGTGAGAAGAGTAGCTCTGCGGTAATCCGTTATAAACATGATCTATCTCAAGCAGAAATTTTAAAATTCAAAAAAGAAGCAGGCGAAAAATATGGTCATGAGCCTGGGATAAGTACAGTGTCTCCAACTATCGGTAAAGAGCTTGTGAAAAATGCGATTAAAGCATTATCACTTGCGGCTATCGGTATCATTATCTATGTAGCAATTCGTTTCGAGTGGCGCATGGGTGTTGGGGCAATTGTCTCGTTACTACATGACGTATTCTTGATTGTTGCTGTTTTCAGCTTTATGCGCTTAGAAGTCGATATTACGTTCATTGCTGCTGTTCTGACGATTGTCGGCTACTCCATTAATGATACGATAGTTACATTTGACCGAATGCGTGAAAACTTAGGACGATATGATACGATTAAGGACCGTGAAGTGTTAGCGGATATCGTCAACAAATCACTACGTCAAACGATGGGTCGATCTGTTAACACAGTGTTAACCGTTATTATCGTTGTAGTGGCACTTCTTATTTTCGGTGCACCATCGATTCAAAACTTCTCCATCGCTTTATTAATTGGTTTAATAACAGGTATGTATTCTTCAATTTGTATTGCTGCACAAATCTGGTATTCATTAAAAATTCGTGAAATGAAAAAATCAGATGGTCAGATTCACAAAAAAGAGAAAAAACAATGGGGAACTGATGAGCCAGTTGTTTAA
- a CDS encoding post-transcriptional regulator, protein MSMQHEQLFEKIRPAIDSKMEEFKHYQYDAITAEELWRYCVEKKWRKKNIEQLRLYEIIATIFAVSPSDIVSFNQVEFLQSNDWFTELNTEELKMLLGPVKT, encoded by the coding sequence ATGAGTATGCAACATGAGCAACTATTTGAAAAAATTCGTCCGGCAATTGATAGTAAGATGGAAGAGTTTAAACATTATCAATACGATGCGATTACAGCAGAAGAACTATGGCGCTATTGTGTAGAAAAAAAATGGCGCAAAAAAAATATTGAACAATTACGTTTATATGAAATCATCGCCACTATCTTTGCGGTATCACCGTCCGATATCGTATCGTTTAATCAAGTAGAATTTTTACAAAGTAATGATTGGTTTACAGAATTGAATACGGAAGAGTTGAAAATGCTACTTGGTCCGGTTAAAACTTAA